In Leuconostocaceae bacterium ESL0723, the following proteins share a genomic window:
- a CDS encoding DNA-directed RNA polymerase subunit beta: protein MAGHLVKYGKYRTRRSYASIKEVLDIPNLIEVQTASYKWFLDEGIKEMFNDIMPIDDFQGNLSLEYVDYKLMEPKYNIDEAREHDANYSAPLHVTLRLTNHETGEIKSQDVFFGDFPLMTDQGTFIINGAERVIVSQLVRSPGIYYNEETDKNGRPHFGTTVIPNRGAWLEYETDAKGIANVRIDRTRKLLMTELVRALGFGSDSDIIDIFSDSYDALNMTLEKDVHKNMSDSRVEESLKDIYERLRPGEPKTADSSRALLVARFFDPKRYDLAPVGRYKINKKLSLKSRLLNQTLAETLADPDSGEILAEKGTLVDKTVMAKLAPYLDRDDFKTVTYTPSGDAVLQDPVVLQKIKIESPENPDKTLLLIGNGHIPADEHNVRPADILAGINYFLNLQEGVGQVDDIDHLGNRRIRSVGELLQNQFRIGLTRMERVVRERMSIQDANTVTPQQLINIRPVVAAVKEFFGSSQLSQFMDQTNPLGEMNHKRRLSALGPGGLTRDRAGVEVRDVHYTHYGRIDPIETPEGPNIGLINSLATYGRINKYGFIETPYRRVDWGTHKVTDRIDYLTADEEDNYIVAQANTELEDDGSFVHETAMARFGEENIETPVEKIDYVDVSPKQVVSVGTSVIPFLENDDSNRALMGANMQRQAVPLLDPHAPIVGTGVEYKAAHDSGAAVISSAAGEVEYVDAKQIRVRREDGQLDTYDLMKFRRSNGGKNYNQKPIVKVGEQVEADEVLADGPSMELGELALGQNPTIAFMTWQGYNFEDAIILNERLVREDVYTSIHIEEYDSEARDTKLGPEEITREIPNTGEEQLRDLDENGIIRVGAEVHDGDILVGKVTPKGVTDLSAEERLLHAIFGEKAREVRDTSLKVPHGGGGVVQSVRIYTPENGDELAPGVNKMVRVYIAQKRKIQVGDKMAGRHGNKGTVSVVVPEEDMPYMPDGTPIDILLSPMGVPSRMNIGQVLELHLGFAAKKLGIHVASPVFDGASDDEIEEALAEAGLPADGKSVVYDGRTGEAFDKRVAVGVMHYMKLAHMVDDKIHARSIGPYSLVTQQPLGGKAQFGGQRFGEMEVWALEAYGAAYTLQEILTYKSDDVAGRVKVYESIIKGEAIPKPGVPESFRVLVKELQALGLDMRVLDNEGEAVQLRQMDEDDSVLPVDALEKLAKTNPDLLNKEDDEVKAAFTKVDTPDPSMTGADEEQ, encoded by the coding sequence GTGGCAGGACATTTAGTAAAGTACGGTAAGTACCGTACCCGTCGGTCGTATGCCAGCATCAAAGAAGTGCTGGATATTCCAAACTTGATTGAAGTACAAACGGCATCCTATAAGTGGTTCCTTGACGAAGGAATTAAGGAGATGTTTAACGACATCATGCCAATCGACGACTTCCAGGGAAACCTTTCTTTGGAGTACGTTGACTATAAGCTCATGGAGCCTAAGTACAACATTGACGAAGCCCGCGAGCACGATGCCAACTATTCGGCACCTTTGCACGTGACGCTGCGTTTGACCAACCATGAAACCGGTGAAATTAAGTCCCAGGATGTCTTCTTTGGCGACTTTCCTTTGATGACCGATCAGGGAACTTTCATTATTAACGGTGCCGAACGAGTAATCGTTTCTCAGTTGGTCCGCTCCCCTGGTATCTACTATAACGAGGAGACCGACAAGAACGGCCGCCCTCACTTTGGTACCACGGTTATCCCTAACCGGGGTGCTTGGTTGGAGTATGAGACGGATGCCAAGGGCATTGCCAACGTTCGCATTGACCGGACTCGTAAGCTGCTGATGACTGAGTTGGTCCGGGCGCTTGGCTTTGGTTCTGATTCAGATATCATCGATATCTTCTCCGATTCATACGATGCCTTGAACATGACCCTGGAAAAGGATGTTCACAAGAACATGTCTGATTCCCGTGTTGAGGAATCTTTGAAGGACATCTATGAGCGCCTACGTCCCGGTGAGCCTAAGACGGCTGATTCATCGCGGGCCCTTTTGGTGGCGCGTTTCTTCGACCCTAAGCGCTATGATTTGGCACCGGTTGGTCGTTACAAGATTAATAAGAAGCTTTCATTAAAGAGTCGTCTGCTTAACCAAACGCTGGCTGAGACCTTGGCTGATCCTGATTCCGGTGAAATCTTGGCCGAAAAGGGTACCTTGGTTGATAAGACGGTTATGGCGAAGTTGGCCCCTTACCTGGACCGCGACGACTTCAAGACGGTTACTTACACGCCAAGTGGCGATGCCGTTTTGCAGGACCCAGTTGTACTACAAAAGATTAAGATTGAGTCCCCTGAAAACCCAGACAAGACCTTGCTCTTGATTGGTAACGGTCACATTCCTGCTGACGAACACAACGTTCGCCCAGCTGATATTTTGGCTGGTATCAACTACTTCTTGAACTTACAAGAAGGCGTTGGCCAGGTTGATGATATCGATCACCTGGGAAACCGTCGCATCCGTTCCGTTGGTGAGCTTCTGCAAAACCAGTTCCGGATTGGTTTGACCCGGATGGAGCGTGTTGTTCGTGAGCGGATGTCAATCCAGGACGCCAACACGGTTACGCCACAACAGTTGATTAACATTCGGCCAGTTGTTGCCGCTGTCAAGGAATTCTTTGGTTCTTCTCAGCTTTCCCAGTTCATGGATCAGACTAACCCCTTGGGTGAAATGAACCACAAGCGTCGTCTGTCAGCCCTTGGACCTGGTGGTTTGACCCGTGACCGGGCCGGCGTTGAAGTGCGTGATGTGCACTACACCCACTATGGTCGAATTGACCCAATCGAGACGCCCGAAGGTCCTAACATCGGATTGATTAACTCCCTGGCCACTTACGGTCGGATTAACAAGTACGGCTTCATCGAAACGCCATACCGACGGGTTGACTGGGGTACGCACAAGGTTACGGACCGAATCGACTACCTGACGGCCGATGAAGAAGATAACTACATCGTCGCCCAGGCCAACACCGAGCTGGAAGACGATGGTAGCTTCGTGCACGAAACCGCCATGGCCCGTTTTGGTGAGGAAAACATCGAGACGCCGGTCGAAAAGATTGACTATGTCGATGTTTCGCCTAAGCAGGTTGTCTCAGTTGGAACTTCAGTAATTCCTTTCTTGGAAAACGATGATTCTAACCGGGCCCTGATGGGTGCCAACATGCAGCGTCAGGCCGTGCCTTTGCTTGACCCCCACGCCCCAATCGTGGGTACTGGTGTCGAATATAAGGCGGCCCACGATTCTGGTGCCGCGGTAATTTCGAGTGCCGCTGGTGAAGTTGAGTACGTTGATGCTAAGCAGATCCGGGTGCGCCGCGAAGACGGTCAGCTCGACACTTATGATTTGATGAAGTTCCGCCGTTCTAACGGTGGTAAGAACTATAACCAAAAGCCAATCGTTAAGGTTGGTGAACAGGTTGAAGCCGACGAAGTTTTGGCTGATGGTCCTTCCATGGAGTTAGGCGAACTGGCTTTGGGACAAAACCCAACCATCGCCTTTATGACCTGGCAGGGTTATAACTTCGAGGATGCCATCATCCTGAATGAGCGTTTGGTTCGTGAAGACGTTTATACGTCAATTCACATTGAAGAATACGATTCTGAGGCCCGTGATACTAAATTAGGGCCGGAAGAAATTACCCGTGAAATCCCTAACACCGGTGAAGAACAGCTCCGGGACTTGGATGAAAATGGTATTATCCGCGTCGGCGCCGAGGTCCACGATGGCGATATCTTGGTTGGTAAGGTGACCCCTAAGGGTGTTACCGACCTCTCAGCCGAAGAACGTCTTTTGCACGCTATCTTTGGTGAGAAGGCCCGCGAAGTCCGTGATACCTCTTTGAAGGTGCCACACGGTGGCGGCGGGGTCGTTCAGTCCGTTCGGATTTACACCCCTGAAAATGGTGATGAACTTGCCCCTGGTGTTAACAAGATGGTCCGGGTCTACATCGCCCAGAAGCGTAAGATCCAGGTCGGTGATAAGATGGCCGGTCGTCACGGAAACAAGGGTACGGTTTCAGTGGTGGTTCCTGAAGAAGACATGCCTTACATGCCTGATGGAACGCCAATTGATATCCTGCTGTCACCCATGGGTGTGCCTTCCCGTATGAATATCGGACAGGTTTTGGAGCTCCACCTTGGCTTTGCTGCTAAGAAGTTGGGTATCCACGTGGCCTCACCAGTCTTTGATGGTGCTTCCGATGATGAAATCGAAGAAGCCCTGGCCGAAGCTGGTCTGCCAGCCGATGGTAAGTCTGTGGTCTACGATGGCCGGACGGGTGAAGCCTTTGATAAGCGCGTCGCCGTTGGGGTGATGCACTATATGAAGCTGGCCCACATGGTTGACGATAAGATTCACGCCCGTTCAATCGGACCTTACTCACTGGTTACTCAGCAGCCACTGGGTGGTAAAGCTCAGTTCGGTGGACAGCGTTTCGGTGAAATGGAAGTTTGGGCCCTGGAAGCTTACGGTGCCGCTTACACTTTGCAAGAAATCTTGACCTACAAGTCTGATGATGTCGCTGGCCGTGTTAAGGTCTACGAATCAATCATTAAGGGTGAAGCAATCCCTAAGCCAGGTGTACCGGAGTCATTCCGCGTGCTGGTGAAGGAGCTGCAGGCCCTTGGCTTGGACATGCGCGTGCTGGATAACGAAGGTGAAGCCGTTCAACTCCGTCAGATGGACGAAGATGACTCTGTTTTGCCAGTCGACGCCTTAGAAAAGTTAGCTAAGACTAACCCAGACCTCCTTAATAAGGAAGACGACGAAGTTAAGGCCGCCTTTACTAAGGTCGACACGCCGGACCCATCGATGACTGGTGCGGATGAAGAACAATAA
- a CDS encoding ABC transporter substrate-binding protein → MKKISQWILIVGVGLAILWGLVTLSQRSGVQPNLTQATHTIIDVRGRRVTIPRQVKRAYYPYYYQNLLTVAGPRAFERVTASSIFDTANYSGDLYQMLKAKSPGFRQVTDVGSTLKSNFNLEKLIATKPDLVILANYQYEGIGQGNIDRLGELGIPVVFIDYTDLKPAAHYQSTKILGEIFGTQKRAAAVNQNYQDHLNQVALRLKQVKTKKTAYFEQRSAGASYAQYGKAYGSQMLMGVLAEEAGAKNIYASRIKGTGDVNPEFLFQQNPDAIFLDGTNYADSQTAALKIGYGVSAQQTQASLTALINQRPGFRNLRAVKNGQVYAMDNHLMRTMKDYVLVEFIAKQLYPAAFQDIDPEQNLKDFNQTYLPDLVDDSVFLAQWQAGANSQEQN, encoded by the coding sequence ATGAAAAAGATTAGCCAGTGGATTCTGATAGTTGGTGTCGGCTTGGCCATTCTGTGGGGCTTAGTCACCCTGTCGCAGCGCAGTGGTGTCCAACCCAATTTAACTCAGGCCACCCACACTATCATCGACGTTCGTGGGCGCCGGGTCACCATTCCCCGCCAAGTTAAGCGGGCCTACTATCCTTACTATTATCAAAACCTACTGACGGTGGCCGGACCGCGAGCCTTTGAACGGGTGACGGCCAGCTCCATCTTTGACACGGCTAACTATTCCGGTGACCTTTATCAAATGCTGAAGGCCAAGTCCCCGGGCTTTCGTCAGGTGACCGATGTCGGCTCAACTTTAAAAAGTAACTTCAACTTAGAAAAGCTAATTGCAACCAAGCCTGATTTGGTGATTTTAGCCAACTATCAATATGAAGGAATTGGTCAGGGAAACATCGATAGGCTGGGCGAACTGGGCATCCCGGTGGTCTTTATTGATTATACGGACCTCAAACCTGCTGCTCACTACCAGTCAACTAAAATCCTTGGAGAAATTTTTGGCACCCAAAAACGGGCGGCTGCCGTTAATCAGAATTACCAGGACCATCTTAACCAAGTCGCCCTGCGCCTTAAACAGGTCAAGACGAAAAAGACGGCCTACTTCGAGCAGCGGTCCGCCGGGGCCTCCTATGCCCAGTACGGTAAGGCCTATGGCAGTCAGATGCTGATGGGGGTCTTGGCCGAAGAGGCAGGCGCCAAAAACATCTATGCCAGCCGCATCAAGGGCACTGGGGATGTGAACCCGGAATTTCTTTTTCAACAGAATCCAGATGCCATTTTCCTAGACGGGACCAATTATGCCGATAGTCAGACGGCTGCCTTAAAAATCGGTTACGGGGTCAGCGCCCAGCAGACCCAGGCCAGTTTAACGGCCTTAATCAACCAGCGCCCGGGTTTTAGGAACTTAAGGGCGGTTAAAAATGGCCAGGTTTACGCCATGGATAACCACCTGATGCGGACCATGAAGGACTATGTCTTAGTGGAATTTATTGCCAAGCAGCTTTATCCCGCAGCCTTCCAAGACATTGACCCGGAACAAAACCTAAAAGACTTTAACCAGACCTACCTACCTGACCTGGTTGACGACAGTGTCTTCTTGGCCCAGTGGCAGGCTGGCGCCAATTCCCAGGAACAAAATTAG
- a CDS encoding ABC transporter ATP-binding protein — translation MTITVQNLNLSKGRQPILKDINARFASGTLTSIIGVNGSGKSMLVKALVGLENYQGEVKLAEDDKVAYIPQSTVSDQYFTVFEFVLMGLYGSLSWQVSNQQLGQVNQVLADLKLSHLAERKFGSLSGGQQQLVVLAQALVGQPTVLIADEPTSALDLNKQLEYLNVVQTYVHQHGIVGIMVIHDLTLAARFSDQIYLMDQGQLTTAGTPDEVLQVEALQNLYGVELEVMATRDGHLAVIPLRVQAGLDQ, via the coding sequence ATGACCATTACCGTCCAAAATCTAAACCTTAGCAAGGGCCGCCAACCGATTTTAAAGGATATCAACGCCCGCTTTGCCAGTGGCACCCTGACCAGTATTATCGGTGTTAACGGGTCGGGGAAAAGCATGTTGGTTAAAGCCTTGGTGGGACTAGAAAACTACCAAGGAGAGGTTAAATTGGCCGAGGATGATAAGGTGGCCTACATTCCCCAGAGCACGGTCAGTGACCAGTACTTTACCGTTTTTGAATTCGTCCTAATGGGCCTCTATGGCAGCCTGTCCTGGCAGGTTAGCAACCAGCAACTAGGCCAGGTCAACCAGGTGCTAGCTGATTTGAAACTGAGTCACTTGGCTGAGCGGAAATTTGGTTCCTTATCCGGGGGTCAGCAGCAGTTGGTGGTTTTGGCCCAGGCCCTGGTTGGCCAGCCAACGGTGTTGATTGCCGATGAGCCGACCTCGGCCCTGGACTTAAATAAGCAGCTGGAATATTTAAACGTCGTGCAAACCTACGTCCACCAGCACGGCATTGTTGGCATCATGGTCATCCATGACCTGACCCTGGCAGCCCGCTTTTCTGATCAAATTTACCTGATGGACCAGGGCCAGTTGACCACGGCTGGCACCCCTGATGAGGTCTTACAGGTCGAAGCCCTCCAGAACCTGTATGGGGTCGAACTTGAAGTGATGGCCACCCGCGACGGCCACCTGGCCGTGATTCCCCTCCGGGTTCAAGCGGGGTTGGATCAATGA
- a CDS encoding iron ABC transporter permease, with product MAYRQQNRRRIAYLTLMALVVLALMFFDIFHGLVGFNQLVTGRLGSGDNLRGVLLNLRLTRTLTCALVGAALGLAGLCMQNMLRNPIATPFTLGLSSAAGFGASLSIISGFPFVFGQYNVQVSAVVVSFLGSALILLVFTGRRVSMNTIILVGVSINLFFTALQQLTQYLSTERDVQRMTTWSLGDLSRSSWDSVIVIFVVLYVAGVLIYRKAWAMNLLLLSDDSAQAMGVNVRNTRLLIFLASALVTAVAVSFVGTIGFVGLIAPHFVKAVVGNDSRFTIIGSAIMGALVLLIAAVISKHLVPGTIIPIGIITSLVGIPFMIVVAMRKGQRA from the coding sequence ATGGCTTACCGACAACAAAACCGGCGTAGGATTGCCTACTTAACTCTGATGGCCTTGGTCGTCCTCGCACTGATGTTTTTTGATATTTTCCACGGCCTGGTTGGCTTTAACCAGCTGGTTACCGGCCGGCTGGGTAGTGGCGATAACCTGCGGGGTGTCTTGTTAAACCTGCGGCTAACCCGGACGCTGACCTGTGCCCTGGTTGGGGCGGCGCTGGGATTGGCCGGCCTTTGCATGCAGAACATGCTCCGTAACCCGATTGCCACCCCCTTTACCCTGGGACTGTCGTCAGCGGCTGGCTTTGGGGCCTCGCTGAGTATCATCAGCGGCTTTCCCTTTGTTTTTGGCCAGTACAATGTCCAGGTCAGTGCCGTCGTGGTCAGCTTTTTAGGGAGTGCCTTAATCCTCCTGGTCTTCACTGGGCGTCGGGTGAGCATGAACACGATTATCCTGGTTGGGGTCTCCATCAACCTCTTTTTTACCGCCCTCCAGCAGCTCACCCAGTACCTGTCGACCGAGCGTGATGTCCAGCGGATGACGACCTGGAGTCTGGGTGACCTTTCGCGGTCTTCCTGGGACAGTGTCATTGTCATTTTCGTGGTGTTGTATGTGGCTGGGGTCTTGATTTACCGCAAGGCCTGGGCCATGAACCTCCTGCTTTTGTCAGACGATAGCGCCCAAGCCATGGGCGTCAATGTCCGCAACACCCGCCTACTAATCTTTTTGGCCTCGGCCCTGGTGACGGCGGTGGCGGTCTCCTTTGTGGGGACAATTGGCTTTGTAGGCTTAATTGCGCCACACTTTGTCAAGGCTGTGGTCGGTAACGACAGCCGCTTTACTATTATTGGTTCGGCCATCATGGGCGCCTTGGTCCTACTGATTGCGGCCGTGATTTCTAAGCACTTAGTGCCCGGTACCATTATCCCGATTGGCATTATTACCAGCCTGGTCGGCATTCCCTTTATGATTGTTGTCGCCATGCGAAAGGGGCAGCGCGCATGA
- a CDS encoding response regulator transcription factor produces MAYKIFIVEDNPEIVALLQKGLSSWGMAAASCHDFNQVGEEVAAYDPDLILMDVNLPFHNGFFWTQQIRSQDNTPIIFLSSRDEDSDQIMAMNFGADDYITKPFNLDLLAAKIQALLRRQHQSAGSSQRLHFAGYQLDILDNTLANDGASITLSKNETKLLHHLFTHPQQLVAREDIIADLWEDGEFIDRNTLSVTLGRLRTKSAPLGFDRHLQTVKGKGLMLRD; encoded by the coding sequence ATGGCTTATAAAATTTTTATCGTTGAAGATAATCCAGAAATCGTGGCCCTCCTACAAAAGGGGCTAAGCAGCTGGGGCATGGCTGCAGCAAGTTGTCATGACTTTAACCAGGTCGGCGAGGAAGTGGCGGCTTATGACCCGGACCTGATTTTAATGGACGTCAACCTACCCTTCCACAACGGCTTTTTCTGGACCCAGCAAATCCGCAGCCAGGATAACACGCCCATTATTTTCCTCTCCAGCCGCGATGAGGACAGTGACCAAATTATGGCCATGAATTTTGGGGCCGACGACTATATCACCAAGCCCTTTAATCTCGACCTGCTGGCCGCTAAAATCCAGGCCTTACTACGCCGCCAACACCAGTCGGCTGGCAGCAGCCAGCGCCTGCACTTTGCCGGCTACCAGTTAGACATTTTAGATAACACCCTGGCCAATGATGGGGCCAGCATTACCCTGTCTAAGAATGAAACCAAGCTCTTACACCATCTCTTTACCCATCCCCAGCAGCTAGTGGCCCGCGAGGATATCATTGCTGATCTCTGGGAGGACGGGGAATTTATTGACCGTAATACCCTCTCGGTCACCTTGGGCCGCCTGCGAACGAAGAGTGCGCCGCTGGGCTTTGACCGCCACCTACAAACCGTAAAGGGGAAGGGATTGATGCTTCGTGATTAA
- a CDS encoding sensor histidine kinase, translating into MIKKFLQSIGRFLLDFWYLYFIYAVILLSLWWTVSLRDVNLAVVADVAWISTYVLVGVSLFLYWRWRRIQKDLQQLSQESHLAELPTIPTFTSTERHYQSLVRQQIQDLAATQAALDQQGQDLQDYYALWVHQIKVPLSVLDLMSQTGTVDVSQTRRQLLAINQYLEMMLQYVRLQNFNQDLNYEKVAVRPILVDILKDYRYWFIEKNLSVILGDSDFTVTTDPKWLRFVFEQLIFNAIKYTEAGQIQIDCTPNQAVVVEDSGIGIAAADLPLIFQAGYTGYNGRLDQNASGLGLYLVHEILSRLGHGITITAEVGVGTQVTVDLAQDDFA; encoded by the coding sequence GTGATTAAGAAATTCCTGCAATCCATCGGCCGCTTTCTCCTGGATTTTTGGTATTTATACTTTATTTATGCGGTCATCCTGCTATCCCTGTGGTGGACGGTCAGCCTACGGGATGTGAATCTAGCCGTGGTGGCCGATGTCGCCTGGATTAGTACCTATGTCCTAGTGGGCGTTTCCCTCTTTTTGTACTGGCGCTGGCGCCGTATCCAAAAAGACCTACAACAGCTCAGTCAAGAAAGCCACTTGGCCGAACTGCCCACCATCCCTACTTTTACCAGTACGGAACGCCACTACCAAAGCCTGGTCCGCCAACAAATTCAAGACCTGGCCGCCACCCAGGCCGCCCTTGACCAGCAGGGTCAAGACCTGCAGGACTACTATGCCCTCTGGGTGCACCAGATTAAGGTGCCGCTTTCGGTCTTGGACTTGATGAGCCAAACCGGCACCGTCGACGTGTCCCAAACCCGGCGACAACTGCTGGCCATCAACCAGTACTTAGAAATGATGCTCCAGTACGTCCGCCTGCAAAACTTCAACCAGGACCTGAATTACGAAAAGGTCGCGGTGCGGCCCATTTTAGTCGACATTCTGAAAGACTATCGCTACTGGTTTATCGAAAAAAACCTTAGCGTCATCTTGGGCGATAGCGATTTTACGGTCACCACCGACCCGAAGTGGCTCCGCTTTGTCTTTGAACAGCTTATTTTTAACGCGATTAAGTACACTGAGGCCGGCCAAATTCAGATTGACTGTACGCCCAACCAGGCAGTGGTCGTCGAAGACAGCGGCATTGGGATTGCCGCAGCCGACCTGCCCCTGATTTTCCAGGCTGGTTATACCGGCTACAACGGCCGCCTGGACCAAAATGCCAGTGGTCTAGGCCTCTACCTTGTCCATGAAATCTTGAGCCGGTTGGGACATGGTATCACCATCACCGCCGAAGTCGGGGTGGGTACCCAGGTCACTGTCGACCTGGCTCAGGACGACTTTGCTTAG
- a CDS encoding ABC transporter ATP-binding protein, with product MTLLQVEHLKKEYRTRNTRETVLALRDINFTVEPGEFVAIMGESGSGKSTLLNCLATLDRPTAGQVTLNGDSLNTLSDQKAAAYRRDHLGFVFQDFNLLDTLNVADNIYLPLVLAKNTKGKEDKLTDLTNRLGLKALLAKYPYELSGGQKQRVAIARALITQPDLILADEPTGALDSKNAAEIMRILADCHQRQQTILMVTHSAVTASRAQRVLFVKDGKIFHQLYRGDRDGEEMFAAINDAMVNLWGGLS from the coding sequence ATGACCTTACTTCAGGTTGAACACCTCAAAAAAGAATACCGTACCCGGAATACCCGTGAAACTGTTTTAGCCTTGCGCGACATTAACTTCACGGTTGAGCCGGGTGAATTTGTCGCCATCATGGGGGAGTCTGGTTCGGGTAAGTCGACCTTGCTCAACTGCCTGGCCACCCTGGACCGGCCAACGGCCGGCCAGGTCACCCTCAACGGTGATAGCCTCAACACCCTCAGTGATCAAAAGGCGGCGGCCTACCGTCGCGACCATCTCGGCTTTGTTTTCCAGGACTTTAACCTGCTCGACACACTCAATGTGGCGGACAATATCTACCTGCCCCTGGTGCTGGCTAAAAACACCAAGGGTAAGGAGGACAAGTTAACTGACCTAACCAACCGACTCGGTCTAAAGGCCCTGCTAGCCAAGTATCCCTACGAACTTTCAGGAGGTCAAAAACAACGGGTGGCGATTGCCCGGGCCCTCATCACCCAACCCGACCTGATTTTAGCCGATGAGCCGACCGGTGCCCTGGATTCTAAAAATGCCGCGGAAATTATGCGGATTTTAGCCGACTGCCACCAGCGCCAGCAAACGATTTTGATGGTGACCCACTCGGCGGTCACGGCCAGTCGGGCCCAACGGGTCCTCTTTGTCAAAGATGGTAAGATTTTCCACCAGCTCTACCGGGGTGACCGGGATGGCGAGGAGATGTTTGCAGCCATCAACGACGCCATGGTTAATCTTTGGGGAGGGCTGTCGTAA